Sequence from the Maniola jurtina chromosome 18, ilManJurt1.1, whole genome shotgun sequence genome:
GGTCTGACCCCATCGGAGTCAGAGTGGGAGCGGGAATGGCACGACGCCGTCAGAGCGGCGTCGGCGGAGCCTCGGCCGCGGCCGGCCCCGAGCGCGGCGCCGCACTACGCGGGGCTCGAACAGTTGCACGTGTTTGCGCTGGCGCATGTCATGAGGCGACCCGTCATCGTGTTCGCTGATGTAGCCTTGAGGGTGAGTGTTGTTACTAGCTGTATAGGTATCGAAGTGGGAACCAATATAGCACGACGAGTCTTTCTAAGGAACTATTACGTGACATTTGATCTTCGTCAATaaacgtccattgctggacatagggtTCTAGCAAGGATCAACTTCACAATACACAAACTTATACCGCTAGTTTCTAGCAAAAATTAACTTCACAATCTTTTACCGCTTTCGCTAGCGGCTCCCAGTGACTTGCTTGAGTTAGTCGTCCACTTAATCGTCTTAACAAAGGAATTGTCCCTCATTAGACAATATTGACAAACCACTTGCTTAAAATTTAGGTTTGTATCAAACAGTTTTCCAATTTgaatagttattttttgttagcACTCGAGACTCAGATTCATATTTCTACAAGAACCCTCAAAAACTTTTGGTACCCTTGATGCGAAAAATGAACTCACACTTACTACCTTTCCTTTTATTGTTCCAGGATTTTCGCGGTGACCCCATAGCACCAATCCCATTCGGTGGGATCTACCTACCTCTCGAGCTTGAACCTGAAGTGTGCAGCAAAGCGCCTATCCTACTAGCTTACGATGCTGGACATTTCTCAGCCTTAGTGCCTTGCGAACCTCTGCCCACTGATGGAGCTAGAGTACCCTTAGAAGACCAGGCTGGGAATCCTATGCCTATACGGTAAGTTGCAAAAATCCATTTGACGTAAAAAGATCATGAGGAAggtttacaataaaatagtaAACATGATTGTACAAAATTAGCGATAATGCTATCATCCATATATGTACTTCGTTCAACAATTTGTCTCTTTCAATATCTAAATCTAAATCACTTTAAGCAATCtctgcccatattataaatgcgaaactgtgtttgtttgttggtttatttggtttgtccttcaatccgCAACGAAATAACGGATGATGTGATTTTTCGCATGAGTAtaattaaagatctggagagtgacataggctactttttatcctgtaaaaaAGAGTTCTTTAAAAATGCCGtctcatttttaaaaacctaaatccacgcaataCAATATCTTAATTACTTTAAGcaatgaaaaaacaaaaatgaaaaatgatttTGTGACTAATTCTGTTCACAATTTCAAACTAAATAgccaggtctaaatctagtgctatttCTTTCAGCATGGATtgttatgaaagggatagccgTATTTTTGAccagtcattttagtttagagagtgTGTATAACTGAAGTATCCATATtaggtagatgcatttgacaattcaaaagtacttataaaagattatttgtataaaaaaaactttcttatTATTCGTAGGTTCAACGTCGACCCCGGACAAGAATTCAAATGGGAGGTCGAACCGGACCAAAAAACGATAAACAACCTCCTACCGGACGAATACCAACGCTCTTCCATGCTAGCCGCTTACCTCGACCTTGAACGAGTCGAATGCTTATCCCAAAGTCCTCCGCCTGAAGAATTGAGGAGGTCCCTTGACGCACTATCTACTAAGAGTTCAAAACAACTCAATTCCGTGGCAAAACAATTTGGAAGTATCGGCAGGTAGGTATTTTCCTATTCACACTTGCACGCACGCAAACGCACACACTTATAGATAGGCATAATATAGCCCTCCGCCTAAAGAACTATGGATGCACAATCTATTGAGAGCTCAAAAGCCGCTTTCCTACATTTTGCTGCCAACTTTGCTCAGTCTTGGGCATTCGATTGTTTGAGTATTGGCTCTTAGGCAGCTGTAAGTTCTACTAGCGTAACTTATGATGGAAATGATCATCCAAAGTCATTCTATCACTCAAACTAGAAATCCCTAAATTTTGCATTTGATCTCTATAATTCTAAAGGTGCGGTATGAGTGAAACTTACAGGTGCATCTGTGATCTTAAATCTAGGCTTACGACACGACGCCCACTAAGCGTCTTCATGGGTAGCCTCGAGAACCAAACTGAATGGATCTTCTTGTGTGGTTTAAAAACACGTTTCTTTGTTTTAGGTCGATGAGTAGCAAGTTAAAGAAGAACTTCGGCTCAATAACCAAGCTGGGCAAGAGCGGCAGCCAGAGCAACCCCGAGGAGGGCTTGTCGCGGCGGCAGTCGACGTGCGAGGTGCTGTGCTGCAGAGTGCTGGCGGCCAGGGCGCCCGTGCAGGAGGAGATGGTCAAGAACTACCTCAACGAGGCGTGGTGCGGGTAAGTGTAACAAGAGCGGCAGTCATAACCCCGAGAAGAGCGAGTTTAGATCTTTAGGTTgtcaaaataattgaaaaaaatggCCAAAAATTTGACTTTAGAATGCCCCAGACTAATGAAATGGATCCTCAAGGAAGATTTTCTGGTCGGGTAAGCTTTGTGATCAGGAGAAAGATTAAAGCAGGAAAGAATTCGTTCACTGTACAAAAAGTTTAGAGAATAACAATCTAGTTCCACAATTTGGCTTATTCTATTGTActcaatctctaaactaaattggcaGATCTAAATcgaatgctatccttttccacagggagcattatgaaagggatgaTGGGGAATAtatttagatctgtcattttaatttagttgagAGATTGTGTACTAAAGAATTAGCTACAGTATTTTAATTCTGGTATTAAaactatttcatttaattttagtaaaaCACTTTTATCATATTTTCAGTTACACAGCAGAAAAGAACCGCAAAGAACAAAACCAGTCCGTACCATCCCAACCAAGATACGGTACGGGGCGGTCCCAGTTCTACGCCGAAGCGGACCGAGCGGCGCACGAGGTCGCCCGAACATTAACCACGAGGTCCGTGAAACCCGCACAGGATCGAACCTTGTACCTTTCCAAGTCTACCTTCTACGATGACCGCCCGCCGTCCCCTAAGCCCTGCCGAGCTCCCTTGTGTATGTACTACGGGAGTCCGGCGAATAACGATTACTGTTCACGATGCGCGAAACTCCAGTGATGTGCTTCCATTTTTGTATTAGGAATCGTTAGGCTTAttattttagattattttttgtttgtgatagttttgatataaaatacctgccaaacatgattctaggtcaacgggaagtataccctataggttttcttcagacggacaagtgatcctataagggattcgttttttcttttgaggtacggaaccctaaaatcactatacagggtgtaattagaacgTTAGCTAAAACGAAGACAGgttatagtactgatgattactgataagcgATACTTTAAAAAATCCGCGAAAAAAGCTGTATTTTTAACATcgatctgactgacgctagaggttaacaaacgttgcgtagatagataCCGTAAGGTCAGTGCCGCGTTGTAGGcgggcattgaccccgagttttgcacgctatactaAATACTATAATTACAAGTATAAAGCAATAGTTATTGGTATTAGATTGAGTTTAGGTAGAGTAATAGTAGCACTAAGTTTTCGCTAGCGTTCTATTGTAATAACATCCTGTATACGTGTTGTTGTCTTTTATAAAAAACGGTAGTGTCGGGTAATGTCCGGCAAAAGTGAAGCTTCCACGTATTTTTTGGGTGAAAGTAATTTTCGATggttaatattgtatttatattaaagCCTTGTTTCATAACCCGCCTAATAAACTTTCTGACGAATGTCAGCTTCCCAGTGTTAAAACGTCTTTATTCgtcaaataaagtttatttgccGCTTGTGCAAAAGCTtgattataggtttttaaaaatgttactagaattattttccggtataaaaagtttgtagtccaaaatattatCAATTGATCAAAGAAATTAAGGAGTTTCCAATCTTGATATaccagaattttttttttaaaatcaaaactgTCACATACgaaatcacaacatattttttCAGTCTTAAAGTAAGATAAGAATACTCCCCAACTAAAACAAAGTAGTTACAATAATACAAAGTATCTAATCattgtatgtaattttaattattgttacataataataattatatatttttgtaacagATTATACAGAAATTCTTTTTCTTATAATCTTAACACCAAAATGTTCTGAAGGTTCCAATTTATACCTTTTCTTTAGAATTATACTTGTAAAGCTAACCAAATATcataacaatattttatgaCACTAGTGTGCTAATCAAGAGGAAAGTTGTAAACCCGAGTTGTAGACGAGGGTTTTGATAGCACcaagaaattatttaaatgcaCACACGATTTAACTTAAAGTTTAGTAGGTTATAAAACTAATTGGTAATTAACAGTCAGATTTAAATAATGATTACTAGTTAAATATTTCTAACAAAAGCTATAAATTGAACCTtgaaagttaaaactaaaacctCCAATTGAATGAATCCTGagaatttatgatattattgttaacTAGATAcaggttatttttaatatatgaCCGTATTATTAGGATGTTAAgagttacttaataatataggtatagctACTTAAAAGTATTATTAAATACGAACTTAAACATTTTTGTTAACTTGAACGTTACATTGTAAATGTttaacattgttattttttatgttcATTTGTCAATAATATGTTCATACAGTTGCCTTCAGGTAAAAATAATTCTGTGTGGTTAATACTAGATTTTACATTTCACGTTGTTGAAATTTCGAGCGTCCAAACCTAACGTCGcagtaaaatgaacctaaagatccttgatttaaagttaaaaattcacCTCAAGTTCttgtgaatttaaaataattaaggtCCATTTTGATTTGAAGCAAAATTGTTTCCACTcacgaattctatcaacgtcgtgttggtgagatgtaaaacaTATACCCTTAAATATTAGGTGATATataatacattattaaaaaaaatgagccCTTGAGTCCCAATATTGTGTATTTAGGCAtactattattatcaatataagGGTCTGCGCAAACGAACCACAGCTACACCCTGTAAAACAAGCCGTCATAATTTATTCAATACCTACTGTAATATTGACGAGTGGCCCGTTTGCGTTGAGCCTAAGCACTTAAAATACGGCACGTCTTCGAGAGTAATATTATCGTATTTGTGAATTTTACTGTACTGTATTAGATTAGCCAAGTAAGCCAAGTGGCCGAGCTTCGTAACGGAATTATAATTAGGAATTAATTAGCTACGATAAAAATAAAGGGtacttaaactaaattaataagGTTAAATGTAAACAACACCAGAAAATACCTGTGTTCAAAATTTTGTACACGGTGCTATGGGGCGACATTTTAAATTAGTATTCAAACTGCTGGGGTGGAGTATAGGTTTGCATCAAACTTAAAAACTACTTGAATTGATGACTGGTTGAGATATAATATGGTGGTCGCACACATGAACCTATAGTACAAGGATTGCTTActcataatacctacttgaagcaaAACCGACTTATTGCTATCCCACTTCAACTGCCGAGCGAGAGCGAAAGATCGCACTCTACTGGGGTCCGATTTCTCGCTCTAATTTGCTAGTCAAAGTGGGATAGCAATAAGTATGAAGAAAATTCCTAATAATTACCTAAGTAGAAGTAGAAGTAAATGGAGAGAGAGTTCACTTCCAGTACTAGTATATATTGGAAGTGAATTCACTTCCAACTTAATAGTATTGGAAGT
This genomic interval carries:
- the LOC123874488 gene encoding OTU domain-containing protein 7B-like, with protein sequence MVMEANPITENRTDDRVHSTSLRPRAGGDIIQDRSVGTLDLNMSYSAPSNLVLTPAPECRKLSRGISRATDNEGLVWALRSNTEPEPNTLSSDHILLLPDISVYPPDFRIFLEKDLLETATLVTLESAGILNWWRQGRVPGAPRLLPLATSGDGNCLPHAASLAAYGFHDRLLALRTKVQALLSGEEGDVLTKAIKRRWRWSESLSLKSAGLTPSESEWEREWHDAVRAASAEPRPRPAPSAAPHYAGLEQLHVFALAHVMRRPVIVFADVALRDFRGDPIAPIPFGGIYLPLELEPEVCSKAPILLAYDAGHFSALVPCEPLPTDGARVPLEDQAGNPMPIRFNVDPGQEFKWEVEPDQKTINNLLPDEYQRSSMLAAYLDLERVECLSQSPPPEELRRSLDALSTKSSKQLNSVAKQFGSIGRSMSSKLKKNFGSITKLGKSGSQSNPEEGLSRRQSTCEVLCCRVLAARAPVQEEMVKNYLNEAWCGYTAEKNRKEQNQSVPSQPRYGTGRSQFYAEADRAAHEVARTLTTRSVKPAQDRTLYLSKSTFYDDRPPSPKPCRAPLCMYYGSPANNDYCSRCAKLQ